Genomic DNA from Thiosocius teredinicola:
ATCGTCGGTCTATGCTGGGCATTGAGTACCTACGCATTGATCACCGCCTTTCATCGGGTGCCTCCCAAGGCGGACTCATCAAGCAGACTGTTTCACCGCCTGCTCAGGGCACTGCACCGTGCATGGTATTGGTTGATTGCGTTGGTGTTCTTCGCCACGAGCATCGGCGTCATTGCGGTAACATGGCGGCTCGTTATCGTCTGGCTGGCTGACTTCGGTAACAACAGCTAGCGCCTTGCAGCAGCGTGATAACCGTTCGCCAGATTCACCCGTGGCCGAACTGAATCAGCCCGTTGGGTTCGGCAGTCCCAGTTTCTGCATGACGCTGATCAGGCGGTGCAGATAGTCCGGATTGTCCTCATCGTCTGCCGGTGGCATGCGCAGGTTGCAGCACAAGGCTGGACTCACTGCACCGTCCAAGGTCTCCACCAGCACTGCCTCGGCGATGTAGGCATCCAGACCGGCTCCCCAATACAGGCTCTCGATTTCAGGATACGTTAGCCGGTAGACCATCCCATACGCACTCGCATCATCGTCACGCAACAGCGTGGCCATTTTGCCGACACGCAAGCGATAGCCAGCTACACGAGCCTTCTCCGGGTTGCGGGGTTCGACACCTTTATCACGCAAGATATCGGGATCCATGTACAAGCCGTAGAAGAATACGCGGTGCAGTCGATTCAGTGAGTTGTCCATAACAGGCCGGACAGCAGAATCAGTTGGCCTTGTGTTTTGCGATATAGGCTTCCAACCCTGGATCAAGCTGTTCTGTGCCCGACGGATAGACGTGGCATGTCAACGTTGCGTAGTTGTCGAGATCAGTGCCGATAACGCAGGTTTCTTCAAACCGAAAGCCTTCCTGTTCAAAGCGGATTCGCACCACTTTAATCTTATCGCCAGTCGCCTTCTCAATTGCCCCGCTACCGACGACCGACTTGCCGCCGACCTCGCGAGTAACGCGCATCCCGTCGCCGGCCACCTCGAAAACGGCCTGGCCGTAGTAGCTCTCCTCGGATCCCACACCTTTGCCTATCAGGTGATAGGTGCCCAACACATAGTCCCGCAGAAACTCGTCAGGTAGCTCTTCCGCCCCGACCGAGGCCGTAGCCAGGAAAGCCGCCATCACCAAGATCCATTTTTTCATCCTGTATCTCCAGATGTTGCCGCCGCAACAGAATATGAACGTGGAGTTTTGCCTATGCGCTTCACCCAAGAACAACCGCGCTACGCTTGTGCAATCTCCTTGCGGAAGCGCTCCATTGGAAAGTGTTTACCGGGACACTTCGTCTGCTCGCCGTCGACGTGTCCATGGCCGTCCACATGGTCCGCTGCAATCCTGTAACGCTTCATGAGCGCTTTGGTCAAACCCACCAAGGCATCGTACTGCTTTTGCGGAACCGCATGCTGCTCAAAGTTGCCGATCAGGCAGATACCGATGCCGCGCATGTTGCGGTCCGAGTTTCTGCCCGACACGTGGGCGCCCCAGATACCGTACTCCTGTCGCCAATCGGACGCGACCTCACCCATCGCCATGCCGTTTCCGTTGCCGATAACATAATGGTAGGGAATCGCATCAACCGGATCGCGCACCTGGCGCTCTCTATGCACCTGCTGCAGAAATGCGATGTTGCCGAAGCCGCCGGCACTGTGGTGCACCACGATGTATTTCCAGCGCTCACCCCAGTACCAGCCCGCACTGCCCAGCGCGGCGACTGAG
This window encodes:
- a CDS encoding gamma-glutamylcyclotransferase family protein, encoding MDNSLNRLHRVFFYGLYMDPDILRDKGVEPRNPEKARVAGYRLRVGKMATLLRDDDASAYGMVYRLTYPEIESLYWGAGLDAYIAEAVLVETLDGAVSPALCCNLRMPPADDEDNPDYLHRLISVMQKLGLPNPTG
- a CDS encoding peptidoglycan recognition protein family protein, which encodes MNRRKFLTTSLVSVAALGSAGWYWGERWKYIVVHHSAGGFGNIAFLQQVHRERQVRDPVDAIPYHYVIGNGNGMAMGEVASDWRQEYGIWGAHVSGRNSDRNMRGIGICLIGNFEQHAVPQKQYDALVGLTKALMKRYRIAADHVDGHGHVDGEQTKCPGKHFPMERFRKEIAQA